A single window of Kitasatospora sp. HUAS MG31 DNA harbors:
- a CDS encoding Ig-like domain-containing protein: MAGLLVALLAATGLAATPARAATAVLGTTTVGASTDSADSNYLNGSRYVTGSSGGTVGSVSVYVGAVGAAPNNQYQVAIYNDSAGRPGSLLASSAGATLTANAWNTVPLTATLAANTPYWLVYNSNGSSAAVNNLKFASGGTSGYSSGQVAYGTWPSSFGAVSTGTLNYSMYATYTTDGGGTTPPGSGPGSEGPILLVADPANPYTRYYTEILKAEGLNYYKVVDLPSVTAAMLASYDLVLLGETQLTAAQTSMFGTWTNGGGRLIAMRPDKQLAPLLGLTATSGTLADAYLKVDTSAAPGTGLTADTMGFHGTADRYTLNGATAVATLYGDAATATANPAVTVRTAGSGRAAAFTYDLAKSVVQTRQGNIAWAGQQRDGADGYQASEMFFGTNGQPDWNNLDKALIPIADEQQRLLANLITLMDSGKKPLPRFWYFPRDVKAVVVMTGDDHGVGGTAGRWDGYIAQSPAGCNVANWECVRGSSYIYTDDPLTPAQAQAYTDQGFEVGVHITTGCHPWGSPADLQALYTAQLTEWKAKYGSLPGPSSSRTHCVEWDDWATQAKTKLASGIRLDADYYYYPSGFVKDRPGYFNGTGQIMKFADTDGTVIDEYQATTQLTDESGQSYPSTVTTLLDAAYGAQGYYAALNANIHTDFAASSASDAVISAAKARGVPVVSGRQMLTWLDGRNGSAFSKLAWSGSALTFDITGGANGLRAMVPVQSASGSLAGIKKGNQAVSYRIETIKGVAYAFFDGAVGSYTANYGQDTTAPTVTGTSPANGATGVAPSATVRFSFSEPLDPATVTTATLGLKTTAGGTPVAGAVSYDAATSSAVFTPGAALALTTGYTATAGGVKDTAGNALAAPAAVSFTTGGAPPKTIGNTAIGSLIDDTDSNHLNGSRITTGATPVPLTALSVHVGAIGSAPNDQFQLAVYTDSAGSPGTLVTASTSGTLTANAWNQVPVNTTLAANTSYWLVYNSNGVSASVNNINYGSGPSGSGAYSNTVVPFGTWPSSFGPAVRTSLQYSLYGSY; encoded by the coding sequence GTGGCGGGCCTGCTGGTCGCCCTCCTGGCCGCGACCGGCCTGGCGGCGACGCCGGCCCGGGCGGCCACCGCCGTGCTGGGGACCACCACGGTGGGCGCGTCCACCGACTCCGCCGACTCCAACTACCTCAACGGCTCCCGGTACGTCACCGGGTCCAGCGGCGGCACGGTCGGCAGCGTCAGCGTGTACGTCGGCGCGGTAGGCGCCGCCCCCAACAACCAGTACCAGGTCGCGATCTACAACGACAGCGCGGGCCGGCCCGGCAGCCTGCTGGCCTCCAGCGCCGGCGCCACCCTCACCGCCAACGCCTGGAACACCGTCCCGCTGACCGCCACCCTCGCGGCCAACACCCCGTACTGGCTGGTCTACAACTCCAACGGCAGCAGCGCCGCGGTCAACAACCTCAAGTTCGCCTCCGGCGGCACCAGCGGGTACTCCTCCGGCCAGGTGGCCTACGGCACCTGGCCGTCCAGCTTCGGCGCGGTCTCCACCGGCACCCTCAACTACTCGATGTACGCCACGTACACCACCGACGGGGGCGGCACCACCCCGCCCGGCTCCGGCCCGGGCAGCGAGGGGCCGATCCTGCTGGTCGCCGACCCGGCCAACCCCTACACCCGGTACTACACCGAGATCCTCAAGGCCGAGGGCCTCAACTACTACAAGGTCGTCGACCTCCCGTCCGTCACCGCCGCGATGCTCGCCTCCTACGACCTGGTGCTGCTCGGCGAGACCCAGCTGACCGCCGCCCAGACCTCGATGTTCGGCACCTGGACCAACGGCGGCGGCCGGCTGATCGCGATGCGCCCGGACAAGCAGCTCGCCCCGCTGCTCGGCCTCACCGCCACCAGCGGCACCCTCGCCGACGCCTACCTCAAGGTCGACACCTCCGCAGCCCCCGGCACCGGCCTCACCGCCGACACCATGGGCTTCCACGGCACCGCCGACCGCTACACCCTGAACGGCGCCACCGCCGTCGCCACCCTGTACGGCGACGCGGCCACCGCCACCGCCAACCCCGCGGTCACCGTGCGCACCGCCGGCAGCGGCCGGGCCGCCGCCTTCACCTACGACCTCGCCAAGTCCGTGGTGCAGACCCGCCAGGGCAACATCGCCTGGGCCGGCCAGCAGCGCGACGGCGCCGACGGCTACCAGGCCAGCGAGATGTTCTTCGGCACCAACGGGCAGCCGGACTGGAACAACCTCGACAAGGCACTGATCCCGATCGCCGACGAGCAGCAGCGGCTGCTCGCCAACCTGATCACCCTGATGGACTCCGGCAAGAAGCCGCTTCCGCGGTTCTGGTACTTCCCGCGGGACGTCAAGGCGGTGGTCGTGATGACCGGCGACGACCACGGCGTCGGTGGCACGGCCGGCCGCTGGGACGGCTACATCGCCCAGAGCCCGGCCGGCTGCAACGTGGCCAACTGGGAGTGCGTCCGCGGCAGTTCCTACATCTACACCGACGACCCGCTGACCCCGGCGCAGGCCCAGGCCTACACCGACCAGGGCTTCGAGGTGGGCGTCCACATCACCACCGGCTGCCACCCCTGGGGCAGCCCCGCCGACCTCCAGGCGCTCTACACCGCGCAGCTCACCGAGTGGAAGGCCAAGTACGGCTCGCTGCCCGGCCCGTCCAGCAGCCGCACGCACTGCGTGGAGTGGGACGACTGGGCCACCCAGGCCAAGACCAAGCTGGCCAGCGGCATCCGGCTGGACGCCGATTACTACTACTACCCCTCCGGGTTCGTGAAGGACCGTCCCGGCTACTTCAACGGCACCGGTCAGATCATGAAGTTCGCCGACACCGACGGCACGGTGATCGACGAGTACCAGGCCACCACCCAACTGACCGACGAGTCCGGCCAGTCCTACCCGTCCACCGTCACCACCCTGCTGGACGCCGCGTACGGCGCCCAGGGGTACTACGCGGCGCTGAACGCCAACATCCACACCGACTTCGCCGCCTCCAGCGCCTCCGACGCGGTGATCTCCGCCGCCAAGGCCCGCGGTGTGCCGGTGGTCTCCGGCCGCCAGATGCTCACCTGGCTGGACGGGCGCAACGGCTCGGCCTTCTCCAAGCTGGCCTGGAGCGGCAGCGCGCTGACCTTCGACATCACCGGCGGGGCCAACGGCCTGCGCGCCATGGTGCCGGTCCAGTCGGCGTCCGGCAGCCTGGCCGGGATCAAGAAGGGCAACCAGGCGGTCAGCTACCGGATCGAGACGATCAAGGGCGTGGCCTACGCCTTCTTCGACGGCGCGGTGGGCTCCTACACCGCGAACTACGGCCAGGACACCACCGCCCCGACCGTGACCGGCACCTCGCCGGCCAACGGCGCCACCGGGGTGGCCCCGTCCGCGACGGTCCGGTTCTCCTTCAGCGAGCCGCTCGACCCGGCCACCGTCACCACCGCCACCCTCGGCCTGAAGACCACCGCCGGTGGCACCCCGGTGGCCGGCGCCGTCTCGTACGACGCGGCCACCAGCAGCGCGGTGTTCACCCCGGGCGCGGCGCTGGCGCTGACCACCGGCTACACCGCCACCGCCGGCGGGGTGAAGGACACCGCGGGCAACGCCCTGGCCGCCCCGGCCGCGGTCTCCTTCACCACCGGCGGGGCCCCGCCGAAGACCATCGGCAACACCGCGATCGGCTCCCTGATCGACGACACCGACTCCAACCACCTCAACGGCTCCCGGATCACCACCGGCGCCACGCCCGTCCCGCTGACCGCGCTCAGCGTGCACGTCGGCGCCATCGGCTCCGCGCCGAACGACCAGTTCCAGCTGGCCGTCTACACCGACAGCGCGGGCTCGCCCGGCACCCTGGTGACCGCCTCCACCAGCGGGACGCTCACCGCCAACGCCTGGAACCAGGTGCCGGTGAACACCACCCTGGCGGCCAACACCTCGTACTGGCTGGTCTACAACAGCAACGGGGTGAGCGCCTCGGTGAACAACATCAACTACGGCTCCGGGCCCTCGGGTTCGGGCGCGTACAGCAACACCGTGGTGCCGTTCGGCACCTGGCCGAGCAGCTTCGGGCCGGCGGTGAGGACCTCGCTGCAGTACTCGCTGTACGGGTCGTACTGA
- a CDS encoding DUF4192 domain-containing protein, translated as MNQHSDDRAPILPADLPGALPGHLPVRMRGPADMAEMLPYLLGFYPDDSVVAVGLHGPGLQQGGVIRVDIPEDVGLWPKVAGDTARLLINLSEQRDRRPDQVLLYLCRDAGPGAEPAAVRRPATEADPPPRAPGEGRQEDFDPDAGGRGDPGDPGAGGRAVLAEFGPLARLLAVAFEQDGVTVKESLCVSDGRWWSFLCTGPGCCDPSGTPIRPAGLPSPLAAAATYAGLAPRGSRKAIVAGLAPVGPPLSEVQRRAIEEAGPPFIREITGTDGRFGAVDRTSELLAEAMAEFRAGATELDTARTARLLIGLQDKLGRDRGAEYAEPDELGVAQRLWRFLVQRSVPPFEHLAAPPMTLLGWTAWLADDAATARIVLSRALDIEPGYTLAQLLYQSLNSGLRPDQLLAVVRKGRDQADRRAAATVGTLVSSPPGGDRDDGPADEADPHAPDGDPGPPGPGSPVTSPDPGARAAPVDPSADSPGDPPSATAGPGEPDPGDRAGSARRRMGLRARTARTARTARLGRQADRRSRDHADGG; from the coding sequence ATGAACCAGCACAGCGACGACCGTGCCCCGATCCTCCCCGCCGACCTGCCCGGCGCGCTCCCCGGCCACCTCCCGGTGCGGATGCGCGGCCCGGCCGACATGGCCGAGATGCTGCCGTACCTGCTCGGCTTCTACCCCGACGACAGCGTGGTCGCCGTGGGGCTGCACGGCCCCGGGCTGCAGCAGGGCGGCGTGATCCGGGTCGACATCCCGGAGGACGTCGGCCTGTGGCCCAAGGTGGCCGGAGACACCGCCCGGCTGCTGATCAACCTCTCCGAGCAGCGCGACCGGCGGCCCGACCAGGTCCTGCTCTACCTCTGCCGCGACGCCGGGCCGGGTGCGGAGCCGGCGGCGGTGCGCCGTCCGGCGACCGAGGCCGATCCGCCTCCCCGGGCGCCGGGGGAGGGCCGCCAGGAGGACTTCGACCCGGACGCCGGCGGGCGGGGTGACCCGGGTGACCCGGGTGCGGGTGGACGGGCGGTGCTCGCCGAGTTCGGCCCGCTCGCCCGCCTGCTGGCCGTGGCCTTCGAGCAGGACGGGGTCACGGTGAAGGAGTCGCTCTGCGTCTCCGACGGCCGGTGGTGGTCCTTCCTCTGCACCGGCCCGGGCTGCTGCGACCCGTCCGGCACCCCGATCCGGCCGGCCGGGCTGCCGAGCCCGCTGGCCGCCGCGGCGACCTACGCGGGGCTCGCGCCGCGCGGCAGCCGGAAGGCCATCGTGGCCGGCCTGGCACCGGTCGGCCCGCCGCTGTCGGAGGTCCAGCGGCGGGCCATCGAGGAGGCCGGTCCGCCGTTCATCCGGGAGATCACGGGCACCGACGGCCGGTTCGGCGCGGTGGACCGCACCTCCGAGCTGCTCGCCGAGGCGATGGCCGAGTTCCGGGCCGGGGCGACGGAGCTCGACACCGCCCGGACCGCCCGGCTGCTGATCGGCCTTCAGGACAAGCTGGGCCGCGACCGCGGCGCCGAGTACGCCGAGCCCGACGAGCTGGGGGTGGCCCAGCGGCTGTGGCGGTTCCTGGTCCAGCGCAGCGTGCCCCCGTTCGAGCACCTCGCGGCTCCGCCGATGACCCTGCTCGGCTGGACGGCCTGGCTGGCCGACGACGCCGCCACCGCGCGGATCGTGCTTTCCCGCGCCCTCGACATCGAGCCGGGCTACACCCTCGCCCAGCTGCTGTACCAGTCCCTCAACAGCGGACTGCGGCCGGACCAGCTGCTGGCGGTCGTCCGCAAGGGACGGGATCAGGCCGACCGCCGCGCGGCGGCCACCGTCGGCACCCTGGTGTCCTCGCCGCCCGGCGGTGACCGGGACGACGGGCCGGCCGACGAGGCCGACCCCCACGCGCCCGATGGCGATCCGGGCCCGCCCGGGCCCGGCAGCCCCGTCACCAGCCCCGACCCCGGGGCCCGCGCCGCACCGGTCGACCCGTCGGCCGACTCGCCGGGTGATCCGCCCTCCGCGACGGCAGGGCCCGGCGAACCGGATCCGGGCGACCGGGCCGGTTCGGCCCGGCGCCGGATGGGCCTGCGCGCCCGGACCGCCCGGACCGCCCGGACTGCCCGGCTGGGCCGTCAGGCCGACCGCCGTTCCCGCGACCACGCCGACGGCGGCTGA
- a CDS encoding ribonuclease HII, translating into MPIDPPTHSVERSLRRTGATVVAGLDEVGRGAWAGPVTVGAAITGQRRPPEGLTDSKLLTERRRNALAPMLADWVTAYAIGQASPQECDELGMTAALRLAAIRALEALPVQPDAIILDGKHDYLGGPWRVRTVIKGDQSCVCVSAASVLAKVHRDGLMAELGADHPSYGFEENAGYPSPVHRAALEEFGPTEYHRLSWAYLDSLPQWRHLKRGRLVEQVGEQLSLGF; encoded by the coding sequence ATGCCCATCGACCCCCCGACCCACTCGGTGGAGCGCTCGCTGCGCCGGACCGGAGCCACCGTGGTGGCCGGGCTCGACGAGGTCGGCCGCGGCGCGTGGGCCGGTCCGGTCACCGTCGGTGCCGCGATCACCGGCCAGCGCCGTCCCCCCGAGGGGCTGACCGACTCCAAACTGCTCACCGAGCGCCGCCGCAACGCCCTCGCCCCGATGTTGGCCGACTGGGTCACCGCCTACGCGATCGGCCAGGCCTCGCCGCAGGAGTGCGACGAGTTGGGGATGACGGCCGCGCTGCGGCTCGCGGCGATCCGCGCGCTGGAGGCCCTGCCGGTGCAGCCGGACGCGATCATCCTGGACGGCAAACACGACTACCTGGGCGGGCCGTGGCGGGTCCGGACGGTCATCAAGGGCGACCAGTCCTGCGTCTGCGTCTCGGCCGCCTCGGTGCTGGCCAAGGTCCACCGCGACGGTCTGATGGCCGAACTCGGCGCCGACCACCCGTCCTACGGTTTCGAGGAGAACGCCGGCTACCCCTCGCCCGTCCACCGCGCGGCGCTGGAGGAGTTCGGTCCCACCGAGTACCACCGGCTGTCCTGGGCGTACCTCGACTCGCTGCCCCAGTGGCGCCACCTGAAGCGCGGACGGTTGGTCGAGCAGGTGGGCGAGCAACTCTCCCTCGGCTTCTGA
- a CDS encoding carbohydrate ABC transporter permease, giving the protein MSSAPSPVRRAFSSPLASILVIAVTVLWTIPTLGLLVTSLRPKQDVATSGWWEAFVHPDLGLANYHTVLFEDGFGTSGGLMPYLVNSLAISVPATLFPLVLAAMAAYALAWVRFRGADTVFFVIFALQIVPLQMALIPVLRLFSGGAHLGPVTLVPAVDLRGTYAPVWLAHTMFALPLAIFLLHNFIAQLPRDLMEAAIVDGASHFKIFRSIVLPLCTPALASFAIFQFLWVWNDLLVALTFSGGTSDVAPMTVRLAQLSGSFGGRWELLTAGAFLSLIVPLAVFFALQRYFVRGLLAGSVKG; this is encoded by the coding sequence ATGAGTTCAGCCCCCTCCCCGGTGCGCCGGGCGTTCAGCAGCCCGCTGGCCTCGATCCTGGTGATCGCGGTGACCGTGCTGTGGACGATCCCCACCCTCGGCCTGCTGGTCACCTCGCTGCGGCCCAAGCAGGACGTGGCCACCAGCGGCTGGTGGGAGGCGTTCGTCCACCCCGACCTCGGCCTGGCCAACTACCACACGGTGCTGTTCGAGGACGGGTTCGGGACCAGCGGCGGCCTGATGCCGTACCTGGTCAACTCGCTGGCGATCAGCGTCCCGGCCACGCTCTTCCCCCTGGTGCTGGCCGCGATGGCCGCGTACGCGCTGGCCTGGGTGCGGTTCAGGGGCGCCGACACGGTGTTCTTCGTGATCTTCGCGCTGCAGATCGTGCCGCTGCAGATGGCGCTGATCCCGGTGCTGCGACTGTTCTCCGGCGGCGCGCACCTGGGACCGGTGACCCTCGTCCCGGCCGTCGACCTGCGCGGCACGTACGCGCCGGTGTGGCTGGCGCACACCATGTTCGCCCTGCCGCTGGCGATCTTCCTGCTGCACAACTTCATCGCCCAGCTGCCGCGCGACCTGATGGAGGCCGCGATCGTCGACGGGGCCTCGCACTTCAAGATCTTCCGTTCCATCGTGCTGCCGCTGTGCACGCCGGCCCTGGCCTCGTTCGCCATCTTCCAGTTCCTGTGGGTGTGGAACGACCTGCTGGTCGCCCTCACCTTCTCCGGCGGCACCTCCGACGTCGCCCCGATGACCGTCCGGCTGGCCCAGCTCTCCGGATCCTTCGGCGGTCGCTGGGAACTGCTGACGGCCGGCGCCTTCCTCTCGCTGATCGTCCCGCTGGCCGTGTTCTTCGCGCTCCAACGGTACTTCGTACGAGGTCTGCTCGCGGGCTCGGTCAAGGGCTGA
- a CDS encoding RecQ family ATP-dependent DNA helicase, protein MDPRTPDPITPATDATHPSHPTEPTGSTGSTGPADATTRAAVRDRAEAVLRELAGPSAVLREDQWLAIEALVVDSRRALVVQRTGWGKSAVYFIATALLRSRGAGPTVIVSPLLALMRNQVESAAKAGIHARTINSANPEEWEEIQAEVAAGRVDILLVSPERLNNPDFRDQVLPKLAASTGLLVVDEAHCISDWGHDFRPDYRRLRTMLAELSPGVPVLATTATANARVTADVAEQLGTGSALATGSPGTPGTTGTGSTAALVLRGPLDRESLSLGVLPLPDPAHRLAWLADHLDELPGSGIIYTLTVAAAEEVTAFLRGRGFPVASYSGRTEDAERRGAEADLLANRVKALVATSALGMGFDKPDLGFVVHLGSPGSPIAYYQQVGRAGRGVDKAEVLLLPGREDEAIWRYFASLGFPPEEQVRRTIDALAEAGRPMSTAALEPRVDLRRTRLETMLKVLDVDGAVRRVRGGWTATGRPWEYDGARYAKVAESRVAEQRAMRAYASTDGCRMEFLRRQLDDPEAMPCGRCDNCAGPRHSASVSEEALAAARAALGRPGVDFEPRRLWPTGMDALGVSVKGRIPAGEQAETGRALGRLSDIGWGNRLRALLGEQSPDGPVPREVLDAMVGVLADWARGPGGWSGPAGADGSRLDRPVGVVVMASATRPELVSSLGEQIAAIGRLPLLGRIGYADGRPPHGPRSNSAQRLHSVSGALVLPAELREALAASPGPVLLVDDLVDSGWTVTVAARLLRRAGASAVLPLVLAVQG, encoded by the coding sequence ATGGACCCGCGCACCCCGGACCCCATCACCCCCGCCACCGACGCCACACACCCCTCGCACCCCACCGAACCGACCGGCTCCACCGGCTCCACCGGCCCCGCCGACGCCACCACCCGTGCCGCCGTCCGCGACCGGGCCGAGGCCGTGCTGCGCGAGCTCGCCGGCCCGTCCGCCGTGCTGCGGGAGGACCAGTGGCTGGCCATCGAGGCCCTGGTCGTGGATTCCCGCCGGGCTCTGGTGGTGCAGCGCACGGGCTGGGGCAAGTCCGCGGTGTACTTCATCGCCACGGCGCTGCTGCGGTCCCGCGGCGCCGGGCCGACGGTGATCGTCTCCCCGCTGCTCGCCCTGATGCGCAACCAGGTGGAGTCCGCCGCCAAGGCCGGTATCCACGCGCGGACCATCAACTCGGCCAACCCGGAGGAGTGGGAGGAGATCCAGGCGGAGGTCGCGGCCGGCCGGGTCGACATCCTCCTGGTCAGCCCCGAGCGGCTGAACAACCCGGACTTCCGCGACCAGGTGCTGCCCAAGCTGGCCGCTTCCACCGGCCTGCTGGTGGTGGACGAGGCGCACTGCATCTCCGACTGGGGCCACGACTTCCGCCCGGACTACCGCCGCCTGCGGACCATGCTCGCCGAGCTCTCCCCCGGCGTCCCGGTGCTGGCCACCACGGCCACCGCCAACGCCCGGGTCACCGCCGACGTCGCCGAGCAGCTCGGCACCGGCAGCGCCCTCGCAACCGGGAGCCCCGGCACCCCCGGCACCACGGGCACCGGCAGCACCGCCGCCCTGGTGCTCCGCGGCCCGCTGGACCGCGAGAGCCTCTCGCTCGGCGTGCTCCCGCTGCCCGACCCCGCCCACCGGCTGGCCTGGCTCGCCGACCACCTGGACGAGCTCCCCGGCTCGGGGATCATCTACACGCTGACGGTGGCCGCCGCCGAGGAGGTCACGGCCTTCCTGCGCGGGCGAGGCTTCCCGGTCGCCTCCTACTCGGGCCGGACGGAGGACGCCGAGCGGCGCGGCGCCGAGGCCGATCTGCTGGCCAACCGGGTCAAGGCGCTGGTCGCCACCTCCGCCCTCGGCATGGGCTTCGACAAGCCGGATCTCGGCTTCGTGGTGCACCTGGGTTCGCCGGGCTCCCCGATCGCGTACTACCAGCAGGTGGGCCGAGCCGGCCGTGGGGTGGACAAGGCGGAGGTGCTGCTGCTGCCGGGCCGGGAGGACGAGGCGATCTGGCGGTACTTCGCCTCGCTGGGCTTCCCGCCCGAGGAGCAGGTCCGGCGGACGATCGACGCGCTCGCCGAGGCGGGCCGCCCGATGTCCACCGCCGCGCTGGAGCCGCGGGTGGACCTCCGCCGGACGCGTCTGGAGACCATGCTCAAGGTGCTGGACGTGGACGGCGCGGTCCGCCGGGTGCGCGGCGGGTGGACGGCCACCGGCCGGCCCTGGGAGTACGACGGCGCGCGCTACGCGAAGGTCGCCGAGTCCCGCGTGGCCGAGCAGCGGGCGATGCGGGCGTACGCGTCCACCGACGGCTGCCGGATGGAGTTCCTCCGCCGCCAGCTGGACGACCCCGAGGCCATGCCCTGCGGCCGGTGCGACAACTGCGCCGGGCCGAGGCACTCGGCCTCGGTGTCCGAGGAGGCGCTGGCCGCCGCGCGGGCGGCGCTCGGCCGGCCGGGCGTCGATTTCGAGCCGCGGCGGCTGTGGCCGACCGGGATGGACGCGCTCGGGGTGTCGGTGAAGGGCAGGATCCCGGCCGGGGAGCAGGCCGAGACCGGTCGCGCGCTGGGCCGGCTCTCCGACATCGGCTGGGGCAACCGGCTGCGCGCCCTGCTCGGCGAGCAGTCGCCGGACGGTCCGGTCCCCCGCGAGGTGCTGGACGCGATGGTGGGCGTGCTGGCCGACTGGGCGCGCGGTCCCGGCGGCTGGTCCGGCCCGGCGGGCGCCGACGGGTCCCGCCTGGACCGGCCGGTGGGCGTGGTCGTCATGGCCTCCGCCACCCGGCCCGAGCTGGTCTCCAGCCTGGGCGAGCAGATCGCCGCGATCGGCCGGCTGCCGCTGCTCGGGCGGATCGGGTATGCGGACGGGCGACCGCCGCACGGTCCGCGGAGCAACAGCGCGCAGCGTCTGCACTCGGTGTCCGGTGCGCTGGTGCTGCCGGCGGAGCTGCGGGAGGCGCTGGCGGCGTCGCCCGGTCCGGTGCTGCTGGTCGACGACCTGGTGGATTCCGGCTGGACGGTCACCGTGGCGGCCCGGTTGCTGCGGAGGGCGGGAGCCTCGGCCGTGTTGCCCTTGGTCCTGGCGGTACAGGGCTGA
- a CDS encoding DUF4153 domain-containing protein, translating into MSSPSEPESAGSPPPPRPVPDAERAEAAEAAAPAGGAGAAVAAGGAAASGEAAASGGKTEAGGTAEAGAETPKTPKAPGAPQPGPTPQPAPQPWPQPGPPPQPGPYAQPAPAPGLAYRPPGSPYRPPLPPPEPAWVTATEPKRPALPHPRVLAAAGACGVVSALFLGDGLGVNLLLVAVVAAVGAGLAAAAVGRKVRPWTAVWAAGAMLLLAVPALYEAGWPVFLAMVGAVATGSLALHGGRRWPGVLLGPIGLWEHLIPGVAWSLLALRGQGMPARAKVMPILRAVGVTAVLLVIFGALFAGADSTVADLFDDLMPDLEAGNLPYRFVMFFFGLTMALAAAHAAAAPRRWDRLPVKPGTPRGRLEWALPMIAMNLLFGGFVVVQLVVLIGGRGQIMARTGLTPAEYARQGFWQLLWVIVLTMVVVAVARRWAPRANDGDRLLVRILLTLLCTLTLVVAVAALYRMQLYMDAFGLTRLRISVAAVEIWLGVVFVLVIAGGVVTAQRWLPRAVVLSAVVAVAVFGLISPDALIAEQNVARYERTGTIDVGYLRGLSADAVPALDRLPADQRTCALQVISAETAGAGEPLPWYAMSLSESRARDILTARPAGPDRGAACHKAGFREYGDGY; encoded by the coding sequence ATGTCCAGTCCGTCCGAGCCCGAGTCGGCGGGGTCGCCGCCGCCACCGCGCCCGGTCCCCGACGCCGAGCGCGCCGAGGCCGCCGAGGCCGCCGCGCCGGCGGGAGGGGCGGGGGCTGCTGTCGCTGCCGGTGGGGCTGCTGCTTCCGGTGAGGCCGCTGCCTCCGGTGGGAAGACGGAGGCGGGTGGCACGGCGGAGGCCGGCGCCGAGACGCCGAAGACGCCGAAGGCGCCGGGTGCTCCGCAGCCCGGTCCGACCCCGCAGCCGGCCCCGCAGCCGTGGCCGCAGCCGGGCCCGCCGCCGCAGCCCGGCCCGTACGCGCAGCCCGCGCCCGCTCCCGGGCTGGCGTACCGGCCGCCGGGCAGCCCGTACCGCCCGCCGCTGCCGCCGCCGGAGCCGGCCTGGGTGACCGCCACCGAGCCGAAGCGGCCGGCGCTGCCGCACCCGCGGGTGCTCGCGGCCGCGGGGGCGTGCGGTGTGGTGTCGGCGCTGTTCCTCGGCGACGGACTCGGCGTCAACCTGCTGCTCGTCGCCGTGGTCGCCGCCGTCGGCGCGGGACTCGCCGCCGCCGCGGTCGGCCGGAAGGTGCGCCCGTGGACGGCCGTGTGGGCGGCCGGGGCCATGCTCCTGCTGGCCGTCCCCGCCCTGTACGAGGCCGGCTGGCCGGTCTTCCTGGCCATGGTCGGCGCGGTGGCGACCGGCTCGCTGGCGCTGCACGGCGGCCGCCGCTGGCCGGGCGTGCTGCTCGGCCCGATCGGCCTCTGGGAGCACCTCATCCCCGGCGTCGCCTGGAGCCTGCTGGCCCTGCGCGGCCAGGGCATGCCGGCGCGCGCCAAGGTGATGCCGATCCTCCGCGCGGTGGGCGTCACCGCCGTGCTGCTGGTGATCTTCGGTGCGCTGTTCGCCGGTGCCGACTCCACGGTGGCCGACCTGTTCGACGACCTGATGCCGGACCTGGAGGCCGGCAACCTGCCCTACCGCTTCGTGATGTTCTTCTTCGGCCTGACCATGGCCCTGGCCGCCGCCCACGCCGCCGCCGCGCCGCGCCGGTGGGACCGGCTGCCGGTCAAGCCCGGCACCCCGCGCGGCCGGCTGGAGTGGGCGCTGCCCATGATCGCGATGAACCTGCTGTTCGGCGGCTTCGTGGTCGTTCAGCTGGTGGTCCTGATCGGCGGCCGCGGCCAGATCATGGCCCGTACCGGCCTGACCCCCGCCGAGTACGCCCGCCAGGGCTTCTGGCAGCTGCTCTGGGTCATCGTGCTCACCATGGTGGTCGTCGCCGTGGCCCGCCGCTGGGCCCCGCGCGCCAACGACGGTGACCGCCTGCTGGTCAGGATCCTGCTCACCCTGCTCTGCACGCTCACCCTGGTGGTGGCGGTGGCCGCGCTCTACCGCATGCAGCTCTACATGGACGCCTTCGGGCTGACCCGGCTGCGGATCTCGGTGGCGGCGGTCGAGATCTGGCTCGGCGTGGTCTTCGTGCTGGTGATCGCCGGGGGCGTGGTCACCGCGCAGCGCTGGCTGCCCCGCGCGGTGGTGCTGAGCGCGGTGGTCGCGGTGGCGGTCTTCGGCCTGATCTCGCCGGACGCGCTGATCGCCGAGCAGAACGTGGCCCGCTACGAGCGCACCGGGACGATCGACGTCGGCTACCTGCGCGGCCTGTCCGCGGACGCCGTCCCCGCCCTCGACCGGCTGCCCGCGGACCAGCGGACCTGTGCCCTGCAGGTGATCAGCGCGGAGACGGCCGGCGCCGGCGAGCCGCTGCCCTGGTACGCGATGAGCCTCTCCGAGTCCCGGGCCCGGGACATCCTCACCGCGCGCCCGGCGGGGCCCGACCGCGGCGCGGCCTGCCACAAGGCCGGCTTCCGCGAGTACGGCGACGGGTACTGA